From Anopheles darlingi chromosome 2, idAnoDarlMG_H_01, whole genome shotgun sequence, the proteins below share one genomic window:
- the LOC125951405 gene encoding uncharacterized protein LOC125951405 isoform X1, translating to MMYFPWVSLIMIVVTATASAEPFKPFECVGEMDINSTEAALKSTLFCSTSYNPRYRPVKYQQDRLAMYIGAEVINVERTRHDETKLEVTLELLMQWYDAFLHWNKRSIDNIETINVSEHNLWTPTFAVKSFQKSTRVQSTKQCSNVKCHLSYDGEVIYSVLCTFVVDCYAEPRYWAFDTKICTLRIYSSEYDTNQLSLFHFQRRLSYPSYPLLPYKITSFQMATVNSTMSPEFRMDIAIERMIGSHLVVFIMLIMLLVLFNLLTPWIWIMSSARAITCILTVVSHILYMMLLYWYGSMKMKPVLSLAHMLLCSFLLAVFISAWTYYARSQNNRFEPTILQQRGLIHFVCMLRKNRLLSVVLSVGYFNHCSKQIEQLSRDWDEARTDNTGEYSSRVHQVNDTDDTDEHNTGGDQRVIELNLLMQAFDRILFCTMITAYTILFFIYAI from the exons ATGATGTATTTCCCGTGGGTAAGCTTAATTATGATAGTAGTGACGGCTACTGCATCGGCAG AACCCTTTAAACCCTTCGAATGCGTAGGGGAAATGGATATCAACAGCACCGAGGCTGCTTTGAAAAGTACATTATTTTGTAGTACAAGCTATAATCCTCGGTATCGACCAGTCAAGTATCAACAGGACCGCCTAGCAATGTATATTGGTGCTGAAGTGATCAATGTAGAGCGA aCGCGGCATGACGAAACAAAACTGGAAGTAACATTAGAACTATTGATG CAATGGTATGATGCTTTTTTACATTGGAACAAACGATCCATTGACAATATCGAAACCATTAACGTTTCGGAACACAACCTGTGGACACCAACGTTTGCAGTTAAATCTTTCCAAAA ATCAACACGTGTTCAGAGTACAAAACAATGTTCTAACGTTAAATGTCACCTCAGCTATGATGGAGAAGTGATCTATTCCGTTCTATGTACGTTTGTAGTGGATTGTTATGCTGAACCACGATATTGGGCCTTTGATACAAAGATCTGCACGCTACGTATCTACTCTTCCGAGTACGATACCAACCAGTTGTCACTGTTCCACTTTCAGCGTCGTCTATCATATCCTAGCTACCCATTGCTGCCGTACAAAATTACTTCATTCCAGATGGCCACAGTCAATAGTACAATGAGTCCTGAGTTTCGCATGGACATAGCCATCGAACGGATGATCGGATCACATCTTGTAGTATTCATTATGTTGATTATGC TTCTTGTTCTGTTCAATCTTCTTACTCCTTGGATATGGATTATGTCGAGTGCTCGAGCCATTACATGCATATTAACCGTTGTCTCGCATATTCTTTACATGATGCTGCTCTATTGGTACGGCTCAATGAAGATGAAGCCGGTCCTTTCGCTTGCACATATGTTGCTCTGTTCATTCCTTTTGGCAGTTTTTATTTCTGCCTGGACATATTATGCCAGGTCTCAGAATAATCGATTCGAACCAACAATTTTGCAGCAACGTGGATTAATTCATTTTGTGTGCATGTTAAGAAAAAATCGACTTCTTAGTGTGGTTCTATCTGTTGGATACTTCAATCACTGTAGCAAACAGATCGAGCAGCTCTCACGTGATTGGGACGAGGCTCGCACCGATAATACTGGAGAATATTCGTCGAGAGTCCATCAAGTGAACGATACTGATGATACTGATGAACACAACACGGGTGGGGATCAGCGGGTCATCGAGTTGAATTTACTAATGCAAGCGTTCGatcgaattttgttttgtactATGATAACTGCCTATACgatattatttttcatttatgctATCTAA
- the LOC125951405 gene encoding uncharacterized protein LOC125951405 isoform X3 codes for MMYFPWVSLIMIVVTATASAEPFKPFECVGEMDINSTEAALKSTLFCSTSYNPRYRPVKYQQDRLAMYIGAEVINVERTRHDETKLEVTLELLMQWYDAFLHWNKRSIDNIETINVSEHNLWTPTFAVKSFQNFLYPFQINTCSEYKTMF; via the exons ATGATGTATTTCCCGTGGGTAAGCTTAATTATGATAGTAGTGACGGCTACTGCATCGGCAG AACCCTTTAAACCCTTCGAATGCGTAGGGGAAATGGATATCAACAGCACCGAGGCTGCTTTGAAAAGTACATTATTTTGTAGTACAAGCTATAATCCTCGGTATCGACCAGTCAAGTATCAACAGGACCGCCTAGCAATGTATATTGGTGCTGAAGTGATCAATGTAGAGCGA aCGCGGCATGACGAAACAAAACTGGAAGTAACATTAGAACTATTGATG CAATGGTATGATGCTTTTTTACATTGGAACAAACGATCCATTGACAATATCGAAACCATTAACGTTTCGGAACACAACCTGTGGACACCAACGTTTGCAGTTAAATCTTTCCAAAA CTTTTTGTATCCATTTCAGATCAACACGTGTTCAGAGTACAAAACAATGTTCTAA
- the LOC125951405 gene encoding uncharacterized protein LOC125951405 isoform X2, with translation MMYFPWVSLIMIVVTATASAEPFKPFECVGEMDINSTEAALKSTLFCSTSYNPRYRPVKYQQDRLAMYIGAEVINVERTRHDETKLEVTLELLMQWYDAFLHWNKRSIDNIETINVSEHNLWTPTFAVKSFQKSTRVQSTKQCSNVKCHLSYDGEVIYSVLSSSIIS, from the exons ATGATGTATTTCCCGTGGGTAAGCTTAATTATGATAGTAGTGACGGCTACTGCATCGGCAG AACCCTTTAAACCCTTCGAATGCGTAGGGGAAATGGATATCAACAGCACCGAGGCTGCTTTGAAAAGTACATTATTTTGTAGTACAAGCTATAATCCTCGGTATCGACCAGTCAAGTATCAACAGGACCGCCTAGCAATGTATATTGGTGCTGAAGTGATCAATGTAGAGCGA aCGCGGCATGACGAAACAAAACTGGAAGTAACATTAGAACTATTGATG CAATGGTATGATGCTTTTTTACATTGGAACAAACGATCCATTGACAATATCGAAACCATTAACGTTTCGGAACACAACCTGTGGACACCAACGTTTGCAGTTAAATCTTTCCAAAA ATCAACACGTGTTCAGAGTACAAAACAATGTTCTAACGTTAAATGTCACCTCAGCTATGATGGAGAAGTGATCTATTCCGTTCTAT CGTCGTCTATCATATCCTAG